From Camelina sativa cultivar DH55 chromosome 7, Cs, whole genome shotgun sequence, one genomic window encodes:
- the LOC104700889 gene encoding probable purine permease 22 translates to MEMTEASKQTTTHEHVQNPEPDQILSPRRSLQLKQKKWWFAVALCLFLVLLGDCLVILLLNFFYVQDRRGEDDNKHLQYNGTWMQALVQNAAFPVLIPLFFIFPSPKPNRDTDSTRFLSFRLILLYFSLGVLVAAHSKLYALGKLYAGYGFFLLISASQLICTLIFTAIINRFKFTRWIVISILLTLVSYAFGSPQFAGEPVENEYFYSIQAWLTFSASVAFALTLCLAQLGFEKLLVKAKRYGNKRVFRMVFEMQICISFVASLVCLVGLFVSGEYKELKGDSKRFKKGETYYVLSLVGLALSWQVWAVGLIGLVLYVSGVFGNIVHMCASPFMALVVGLTFDFMDDEFSWPRIGTLIGTVLALGFYFHTLHYRNKEKIVELNQSENNVEV, encoded by the exons ATGGAGATGACCGAAGCTTCCAAACAGACAACAACTCATG AACATGTTCAGAATCCAGAACCAGACCAAATCTTGAGTCCTAGACGATCTTTGCAACTAAAGCAAAAGAAATGGTGGTTCGCAGTTGCGTTATGTCTGTTCTTAGTTTTGCTAGGGGATTGTCTCGTTATTCTTCTCTTGAACTTCTTCTATGTTCAAGACCGTCGTGGAGAAGATGATAACAAACATCTACAGTACAATGGAACATGGATGCAAGCTCTGGTCCAAAACGCTGCGTTTCCAGTCCTCAtccctctcttcttcattttcccTTCACCAAAACCTAACCGTGACACCGACAGTACTCGTTTCCTCTCCTTTCGTCTCATCTTGCTTTACTTCTCCCTTGGTGTTCTTGTTGCTGCTCACAGCAAATTGTACGCACTCGGGAAGCTATACGCAGGCTATGGCTTCTTCTTGCTGATCTCCGCGTCCCAATTGATCTGTACCTTGATTTTCACAGCTATCATTAACCGTTTCAAGTTTACCAGATGGATCGTCATATCGATACTTCTCACTCTTGTGAGCTATGCTTTTGGTAGTCCTCAATTTGCAGGAGAGCCGGTTGAAAACGAATATTTCTACAGCATCCAAGCTTGGTTAACTTTCTCTGCTTCGGTTGCTTTTGCATTAACTCTCTGTTTGGCTCAACTCGGTTTCGAGAAACTGTTGGTGAAGGCAAAAAGGTATGGTAACAAGAGAGTGTTTAGAATGGTCTTCGAGATGCAAATATGTATCTCTTTTGTCGCCTCCCTTGTATGTCTTGTGGGTTTGTTTGTAAGCGGTGAGTATAAGGAATTGAAAGGAGATAGCAAGAGGTTTAAGAAAGGGGAAACATATTACGTTCTGAGTTTAGTTGGATTGGCTTTGTCGTGGCAGGTTTGGGCAGTCGGGCTGATAGGTCTGGTGCTTTATGTTTCGGGTGTTTTCGGTAATATTGTTCATATGTGTGCTTCACCATTTATGGCGTTGGTTGTTGGTTTAACATTTGATTTTATGGATGATGAGTTTAGTTGGCCTAGAATTGGTACTTTAATAGGAACAGTTTTGGCTTTAGGCTTTTACTTCCACACTTTGCACTACAGAAACAAGGAGAAGATAGTGGAACTAAACCAAAGTGAGAACAATGTTGAAGTTTAG
- the LOC104700890 gene encoding beta-glucosidase 29-like, protein MKVQFFILLLIISWLTQKITCVPQESRVLDRSSFPDDFIFGTAISAFQSEAATSEGGKSPTIWDYFSHTFPERTNMHNGDVAADFYHRYKDDIKLMKGLNMDAFRFSISWARQIPSGKVKDGINKEGIQFYKALIDELIANGIQPSVTLYHWDHPQALEDEYGGFLSPQIIDDFRNFTRVCFENFGDKVKMWTTINEPYVISVAGYETGNKAVGRCSKWVNSRCQAGDSAVEPYIVSHHLLLSHAAAVQEFRNCNKTLQDDKIGIVLSPWWIEPSDSTSFTDKEAVERGLAVEVDWHLHSVIYGDYPEIMKKHVGHKLPSFTPEESKMLINSSDFIGVNYYSARFTAHLPRIDPGRTRFRTDHHYEKRVTNHSNHQIGPGEE, encoded by the exons atgaaggtGCAATTTTTCATCCTTCTTTTGATAATCTCATGGCTTACACAGAAGATTACTTGTGTTCCTCAAGAATCTCGAGTACTAGATAGAAGTAGTTTTCctgatgattttatttttggaactGCTATATCAGCCTTTCAG AGTGAAGCTGCTACAAGTGAAGGTGGAAAATCGCCAACTATTTGGGATTACTTTAGCCACACATTTCCAG AAAGAACCAATATGCATAATGGAGATGTGGCCGCCGATTTTTATCATCGTTATAAG GATGACATCAAACTGATGAAAGGGTTAAACATGGACGCTTTTAGATTTTCGATTTCGTGGGCCAGACAAATACCTA GTGGAAAGGTAAAAGATggaataaacaaagaaggtatACAATTCTACAAGGCTCTTATAGACGAACTTATTGCTAATG GCATTCAACCTTCAGTGACTCTCTATCATTGGGACCACCCTCAAGCTCTTGAGGACGAGTATGGTGGTTTTTTAAGCCCTCAAATAAT AGATGATTTTCGAAATTTCACAAgagtttgttttgaaaatttcgGAGACAAAGTTAAGATGTGGACAACTATCAACGAGCCTTATGTCATAAGTGTTGCGGGCTATGAAACAGGCAACAAAGCGGTTGGAAGGTGCTCAAAATGGGTGAATAGCCGGTGTCAAGCCGGTGACTCAGCTGTTGAGCCTTACATTGTATCACATCACCTTCTTCTTTCCCATGCTGCAGCAGTACAAGAGTTCCGAAATTGtaacaag ACTTTACAAGATGATAAGATTGGGATAGTGCTATCGCCTTGGTGGATTGAGCCTTCCGACTCAACTTCTTTTACTGACAAAGAAGCTGTTGAACGAGGCCTTGCCGTAGAGGTAGATTG GCATTTACATTCGGTGATTTACGGAGATTATCCAGAAATAATGAAAAAGCATGTTGGGCATAAACTCCCTTCTTTCACACCAGAGGAATCAAAGATGTTGATAAATTCTTCAGATTTCATCGGAGTAAATTATTATAGCGCACGCTTCACCGCTCATCTTCCTCGCATTGATCCTGGTCGGACCCGATTCAGAACTGATCATCATTATGAGAAGAGAG TAACAAATCATAGTAACCACCAAATCGGACCAGGG GAAGAGTGA
- the LOC104700887 gene encoding probable purine permease 18: protein MTEPSKQTTTEESANPEPDQILSPRRSLQLNQKKWWISVLLCFFLVVLGDSLVMLLLNFFYVQDNREESDQDRQYKGTWLQALVQNAAFPILIPLFFIFPSRKSNQETNNTRFLSFRLIVLYVVLGILVAAHSKLFALGKLYANYGIFTLISATQLIFTTIFTAFINRFKFTRWIILSIIITILIYVFGSPEFGGEPDENEEFYNIQAWLTFSGSVAFALSLCLIQLGFEKLLVKTKRYGNKKVFRMVLEMQICVSFVASVVCLVGLFASGEFKELKGDSERFKKGETYYALSLIGLAFSWQVWSVGLVGLVLYVSGVFGDVVHMCTSPLVALFVVLAFDFMDDDFSWPRIGTLIATVVALGSYFYTLHKRNKKKMVELYQRENNTEV from the coding sequence ATGACCGAACCTTCCAAACAGACAACAACAGAAGAATCAGCAAATCCAGAACCAGACCAAATCTTGAGTCCAAGAAGATCGTTGCagctaaatcaaaagaaatggtggatctctgttttattatgttttttcttaGTCGTGCTCGGAGATTCTCTCGTCATGCTTCTCTTGAACTTCTTCTACGTTCAAGACAACCGAGAAGAGAGTGACCAAGATCGACAATACAAAGGAACATGGTTGCAAGCTCTTGTCCAAAACGCTGCGTTTCCAATCCTTATccctctctttttcattttcccTTCACGAAAATCTAACCAAGAAACCAACAATACTCGTTTCCTCTCATTTCGTCTCATCGTCCTTTACGTTGTTCTTGGTATTCTTGTTGCTGCTCACAGCAAATTGTTTGCACTCGGGAAGTTATACGCAAACTATGGCATCTTCACTCTGATTTCCGCGACTCAGTTGATCTTTACCACGATTTTCACAGCCTTTATTAACCGTTTCAAGTTTACCAGGTGGATTATCTTATCGATAATCATCAccattttgatttatgttttcgGTAGTCCTGAATTTGGAGGAGAGCCTGATGAAAACGAAGAATTCTACAACATCCAAGCTTGGTTAACTTTTTCTGGTTCTGTTGCTTTCGCGTTATCGCTCTGTTTGATCCAACTCGGGTTTGAGAAGCTATTGGTGAAGACAAAGAGATATGGTAACAAGAAAGTGTTTAGAATGGTCTTGGAGATGCAAATATGCGTCTCTTTTGTCGCCTCGGTTGTTTGTCTCGTGGGTTTGTTTGCGAGTGGCGAGTTTAAAGAACTGAAAGGCGATAGCGAGAGGTTTAAGAAAGGAGAAACGTATTACGCTTTGAGTTTGATCGGGTTGGCTTTCTCGTGGCAGGTTTGGTCGGTCGGACTGGTAGGTTTGGTGCTCTATGTTTCGGGTGTGTTTGGTGATGTCGTTCATATGTGTACTTCACCACTAGTGgctttgtttgttgtgttggCATTTGATTTCATGGATGATGACTTCAGTTGGCCTAGAATTGGTACTCTGATAGCAACAGTTGTGGCTTTAGGATCTTACTTCTACACTCTGCacaagagaaacaagaagaagatggtggaacTTTACCAAAGAGAGAACAATACTGAAGTTTAG
- the LOC104700891 gene encoding shaggy-related protein kinase delta produces the protein MESHLGNGVGSSRSAKSVKNTSSSVDWLGRDMVEMKIRDKTDADEERDSEPDIIDGVGAEPGHVIRTTLRGRNGQSRQTVSYVAEHVVGTGSFGMVFQAKCRETGEVVAIKKVLQDKRYKNRELQIMQMLDHPNVVCLKHSFYSRTENEEVYLNLVLEFVPETVNRTARSYSRMKQLMPLIYVKLYTYQICSGLAYLHNCCGLCHRDIKPQNLLVNPHTHQLKICDFGSAKVLVKGEPNISYICSRYYRAPELIFGATEYTTAIDIWSTGCVMAELLLGQPLFPGESGVDQLVEIIKVLGTPTREEIKCMNPNYTEFKFPQIKPHPWHKVFQKRLPPEAVDLLCRFFQYSPNLRCTAVEACIHPFFDELRDPNARLPNGRPLPPLFNFKPQELSGIPPETLDRLVPEHARKQNHFMALDS, from the exons ATGGAATCTCACCTGGGAAATGGAGTAGGCAGTTCGAGATCTGCCAAAAGTGTAAAGAACACTTCTAGTTCAGTTGATTGGTTGGGTAGAGATATGGTTGAGATGAAGATAAGGGACAAGACAGATGCTGATGAGGAGAGA GACAGTGAACCAGATATCATTGATGGGGTTGGTGCAGAACCTGGCCATGTGATCAGAACTACACTCCGTGGACGAAATGGTCAATCAAGACAG ACAGTTAGTTACGTAGCAGAGCACGTAGTCGGAACTGGTTCCTTTGGAATGGTTTTCCAA GCTAAATGCAGAGAAACTGGGGAGGTTGTTGCCAtcaaaaaggttttacaagacAAGCGGTACAAGAACAGGGAATTACAAATTATGCAGATGCTGGACCATCCGAATGTTGTTTGTTTAAAGCATAGCTTCTATTCAAGAACAGAAAATGAAGAGGTTTATCTGAATCTTGTCCTTGAATTTGTTCCCGAGACTGTCAATCGTACTGCCAGAAGCTACAGTAGAATGAAACAGCTGATGCCATTGATTTATGTCAAACTCTACACTTATCAG ATTTGCAGTGGACTTGCTTACCTTCATAATTGTTGTGGTCTTTGTCACCGTGATATTAAGCCCCAAAACCTGCTA GTGAATCCACACACACATCAGCTAAAAATTTGTGACTTTGGGAGTGCGAAAGTGTTG GTGAAAGGAGAACCCAATATTTCTTACATTTGTTCAAGATATTACCGTGCCCCCGAGCTCATTTTTGGAGCCACTGAGTACACAACTGCAATAGACATATGGTCCACAGGTTGTGTGATGGCTGAACTGCTTCTTGGACAG CCTCTGTTTCCTGGCGAAAGTGGAGTAGATCAACTTGTCGAAATCATAAAG GTTTTGGGTACACCAACAAGGGAGGAGATCAAATGTATGAATCCAAACTACACAGAATTTAAATTCCCTCAGATTAAACCTCATCCTTGGCACAAG gTCTTCCAAAAACGTTTGCCACCTGAAGCAGTAGATCTTCTTTGTAGGTTCTTCCAGTATTCTCCTAATTTGAGATGCACAGCG GTGGAAGCTTGTATCCACCCGTTCTTTGATGAGCTAAGAGACCCAAACGCTCGTCTGCCAAACGGCCGGCCACTTCCTCCACTTTTCAATTTTAAACCGCAAG AACTCTCTGGTATCCCTCCTGAAACTTTGGACCGGCTTGTCCCAGAACATGCCCGTAAACAGAACCACTTCATGGCGTTAGACTCGTAA